In a single window of the Prochlorococcus marinus XMU1408 genome:
- the miaA gene encoding tRNA (adenosine(37)-N6)-dimethylallyltransferase MiaA, whose amino-acid sequence MQPNKPLVIALMGPTASGKTELGIEIADKINTEIHNVDSRQVYIDMNIGTAKPTLEQQKQVHHFLIDLCLPSKPINIHDFQLIASTSIKKELKKRKIILLVGGSGLYLQALVRGLTPPPVSPQKFLRDQLIKMEKNERHNLLKTCDPNAAKKIHPADSTRTIRALEVFYATGKMFSQQKNFTAPPWSVLELGLNPGNLISRIKHRTEKMYKNGLIEETENLINKYGNDLQLLKTIGYGEATSIINGKINSEEALEITIKRTCQFAKRQKTWFRNKHNSKWLNYENALSEALSCIYEVLG is encoded by the coding sequence ATGCAACCCAATAAGCCTCTTGTAATAGCTCTTATGGGTCCAACTGCAAGTGGAAAAACGGAACTTGGAATTGAGATCGCTGACAAAATCAATACTGAAATTCACAATGTTGATTCTCGACAGGTATATATCGATATGAATATTGGTACTGCAAAACCAACTCTAGAACAACAAAAACAAGTTCATCATTTTTTGATTGATTTGTGCTTACCTTCAAAACCAATCAATATCCATGATTTTCAACTGATCGCAAGTACTTCAATTAAGAAAGAATTAAAAAAACGAAAAATAATATTACTTGTTGGGGGAAGTGGACTGTACCTTCAAGCTTTGGTTAGAGGACTTACGCCCCCACCCGTATCACCTCAAAAATTCTTAAGAGATCAACTTATCAAAATGGAAAAGAACGAAAGACATAATTTATTAAAAACTTGCGATCCTAATGCTGCAAAAAAAATACATCCAGCAGACTCGACTAGAACAATACGTGCTTTAGAGGTTTTTTATGCAACAGGAAAGATGTTTTCTCAACAAAAAAACTTTACGGCTCCTCCTTGGAGCGTTTTGGAACTTGGATTGAACCCAGGCAATTTAATCTCAAGAATCAAGCATAGAACTGAGAAAATGTATAAAAATGGGTTAATTGAAGAAACAGAAAATTTGATTAATAAATATGGAAATGATTTACAGTTACTTAAAACTATTGGATATGGTGAAGCAACGTCTATTATTAATGGAAAGATTAATTCTGAGGAGGCTTTAGAAATAACTATCAAAAGAACATGCCAATTTGCCAAAAGACAAAAGACTTGGTTTAGAAATAAGCATAATTCTAAATGGTTAAATTATGAGAACGCACTATCGGAAGCTTTATCTTGCATATATGAGGTTCTAGGTTGA
- the gyrB gene encoding DNA topoisomerase (ATP-hydrolyzing) subunit B translates to MSKDSKVQAAYGAEQIQVLEGLEPVRKRPGMYIGSTGSKGLHHLVYEVVDNAVDEALAGHCDQITILLCEDGSASITDNGRGIPTDIHPRTGKSALETVLTVLHAGGKFGSGGYKVSGGLHGVGISVVNALSEWVEVTVRRQKKVHFQRFERGASIGNLKSEDLSKADQNLTGTTVCFKPDNQIFTDGITFEYGILSSRLRELAYLNGGVRIVFRDERNKSKDSQQSPYEEVYFYEGGIKEYVDYMTKEKDSLHPEIIYVNSEKDGVQVEAAMQWCVDAYSDSILGFANNIRTIDGGTHIEGLKTVLTRTLNSFAKKRGKRKEGDSNLAGENIREGLTAVLSVKVPDPEFEGQTKTKLGNTEVRGIVDSLVGESLSQYLEFNPGVIDLILEKAIQAFNAAEAARRARELVRRKSVLESSTLPGKLADCSSRDPSESEIYIVEGDSAGGSAKQGRDRKFQAILPLRGKILNIEKTDDAKIYKNTEIQSLITALGLGIKGEDFEVKNLRYHRVVIMTDADVDGAHIRTLLLTFFYRYQKALVEGGYIYIACPPLYKVERGKNHKYCYNESDLQKTLASFGEKANYTIQRFKGLGEMMPKQLWETTMDPNTRMMKRVEIEDALEADRIFTILMGDKVAPRREFIETHSVDLDLATLDI, encoded by the coding sequence ATGAGTAAAGATTCAAAAGTTCAAGCGGCATATGGTGCTGAGCAGATCCAAGTCCTGGAAGGCTTGGAACCTGTTAGGAAGCGCCCTGGGATGTATATAGGCTCAACAGGGTCTAAAGGGCTGCATCATCTTGTATATGAAGTTGTTGATAATGCTGTAGATGAGGCTCTTGCTGGCCACTGCGATCAAATTACCATCTTACTTTGCGAAGATGGCTCGGCATCTATTACGGATAATGGTCGAGGAATTCCAACAGATATTCATCCTCGCACTGGTAAAAGTGCGCTAGAGACAGTTTTAACTGTTTTGCATGCTGGTGGAAAATTCGGAAGTGGTGGTTATAAGGTTTCAGGAGGATTGCATGGAGTAGGAATTTCAGTAGTTAATGCTTTGAGTGAGTGGGTAGAAGTTACGGTTCGTCGACAAAAAAAAGTTCATTTCCAGAGATTCGAACGAGGAGCATCTATTGGAAACTTAAAATCTGAGGATCTTTCTAAAGCTGACCAAAATTTAACAGGTACTACCGTTTGTTTTAAACCTGATAATCAAATTTTTACTGATGGTATAACTTTTGAATACGGAATATTATCGTCAAGACTTAGAGAACTTGCTTATTTAAATGGAGGAGTTCGTATTGTTTTTCGTGATGAAAGAAATAAGTCAAAAGATTCTCAACAAAGTCCATATGAAGAGGTTTATTTTTATGAAGGGGGCATCAAAGAATACGTAGATTATATGACTAAAGAAAAAGACTCATTACATCCAGAGATCATTTACGTTAATTCAGAAAAAGATGGAGTACAAGTAGAAGCTGCAATGCAATGGTGCGTTGATGCTTATTCAGATAGCATTCTTGGATTTGCTAATAATATTCGCACCATAGATGGTGGGACTCATATTGAGGGATTAAAAACAGTATTGACTAGAACATTAAACTCATTTGCAAAGAAAAGAGGTAAAAGAAAAGAGGGGGATTCAAACTTGGCCGGTGAAAATATTCGAGAAGGCTTAACAGCAGTTTTATCTGTGAAAGTTCCTGATCCTGAATTTGAAGGGCAAACAAAAACTAAATTAGGCAATACTGAAGTAAGGGGAATTGTTGATAGTTTGGTAGGAGAGTCTCTAAGTCAATATTTAGAATTCAACCCAGGTGTGATTGACTTAATTTTAGAGAAAGCTATTCAAGCTTTTAACGCTGCTGAGGCTGCAAGAAGAGCCAGAGAGCTTGTTCGCAGAAAAAGTGTTTTAGAAAGTTCTACATTGCCAGGTAAATTGGCTGATTGCAGTTCAAGAGATCCTTCAGAATCAGAAATTTATATAGTTGAGGGAGATTCTGCTGGTGGCTCAGCGAAGCAAGGAAGAGATAGAAAGTTCCAAGCAATTTTACCTTTAAGAGGAAAAATTTTAAATATTGAAAAAACTGATGATGCGAAGATTTATAAAAATACTGAGATTCAATCTTTAATAACAGCACTTGGTTTAGGTATCAAAGGAGAAGATTTTGAAGTTAAGAATCTTAGATATCACAGAGTAGTGATAATGACTGATGCTGACGTTGATGGTGCTCATATTAGAACTTTACTTTTGACTTTCTTTTATAGATATCAAAAGGCTCTTGTAGAAGGTGGGTATATTTATATTGCTTGTCCTCCTCTCTATAAAGTTGAAAGAGGAAAGAATCATAAATATTGCTATAACGAATCAGATTTACAAAAAACTCTTGCAAGTTTTGGAGAAAAAGCTAACTATACAATTCAAAGATTTAAAGGGTTAGGAGAAATGATGCCAAAACAATTATGGGAAACTACTATGGATCCTAATACTCGAATGATGAAAAGAGTTGAAATAGAGGATGCTCTTGAAGCTGATCGAATATTTACAATTTTAATGGGTGATAAAGTTGCTCCTAGAAGAGAGTTTATTGAAACTCATAGTGTTGATCTTGATCTTGCAACTTTAGATATTTAA
- a CDS encoding SH3 domain-containing protein has protein sequence MNLISTFIVWTWLLGISLVVPTTLPAGGAQKSIIQQSENNLGSPLISLREFNLLSSASYNSSILTSVKPGTPVNILKVWDGKENGKWLLVSVITQNFCQLFYKRGWVNI, from the coding sequence ATGAATTTAATTAGTACTTTTATTGTTTGGACCTGGCTTTTAGGGATTTCTTTGGTAGTTCCAACTACATTGCCTGCTGGAGGTGCTCAAAAATCAATCATTCAGCAAAGTGAAAACAACTTGGGATCGCCATTAATTTCTTTAAGAGAATTTAACTTACTTTCTTCAGCCTCTTATAATTCATCTATTTTAACAAGTGTCAAACCTGGAACCCCTGTAAATATTCTGAAAGTTTGGGATGGCAAAGAAAATGGTAAATGGTTATTAGTTAGTGTAATAACTCAAAATTTTTGTCAATTATTTTATAAGAGAGGATGGGTTAATATTTAG
- a CDS encoding glutathione peroxidase translates to MSVNISKVEVFTFENQKITLDHFKGKVLLIVNVASKCGFTKQYKALQNLQDTYESQGFRVLGFPCNDFGNQEPGELEEIKEFCSVSFGASFQLFQKIHAKGNTTEPFSTLNKVSPAGDVEWNFEKFLIDRKGDAVARFKSSIEPESIEIKQEIERLLN, encoded by the coding sequence ATGTCCGTAAATATCAGCAAAGTTGAAGTCTTCACTTTCGAAAATCAAAAAATAACTCTTGATCATTTCAAAGGAAAGGTCTTATTGATTGTCAATGTAGCCAGCAAGTGCGGATTTACTAAGCAATACAAAGCTCTTCAAAATCTTCAAGACACTTATGAATCACAAGGCTTCCGTGTTTTAGGCTTTCCTTGCAATGACTTTGGGAACCAAGAACCAGGCGAATTAGAAGAAATAAAAGAATTCTGTTCAGTATCTTTTGGAGCAAGTTTTCAACTTTTCCAAAAAATTCATGCAAAAGGTAATACAACAGAACCATTTTCAACACTGAATAAAGTCAGTCCTGCTGGTGACGTTGAGTGGAACTTTGAGAAATTTCTAATTGATAGAAAAGGAGACGCTGTAGCAAGATTTAAAAGTTCAATAGAGCCAGAAAGTATTGAAATTAAACAAGAAATAGAAAGGTTACTCAACTAA
- a CDS encoding fluoride efflux transporter FluC: MSIGAILGANLRFLIYRKLEKIQLKKDLIILLINIFSSFLLGLFFSILPDISFATDYYQFGLFFSIGFIGSLSTFSTFIYDLFELFTQSKFNRSFNIFIISLTMGMAGLVFGLLLGKQ; encoded by the coding sequence GTGTCAATTGGTGCTATTTTAGGAGCTAATTTGAGGTTTTTAATTTATAGAAAACTTGAAAAAATACAATTAAAAAAAGATTTAATAATTTTATTAATTAATATTTTTTCTTCGTTTTTGCTTGGGTTGTTTTTCTCGATTTTACCAGATATTAGCTTTGCAACGGATTATTATCAATTTGGCTTATTTTTTTCAATCGGTTTTATTGGAAGCTTAAGCACTTTTTCTACGTTCATTTATGATCTCTTTGAGCTTTTTACACAATCCAAATTTAATAGATCATTCAATATATTTATTATTTCCCTGACCATGGGAATGGCTGGTTTGGTATTTGGATTATTATTAGGGAAACAATAA
- a CDS encoding fluoride efflux transporter FluC, translating to MIELLKKNSFFLISIGAVPSAIIRWQIDNILIVNIIGCFLLGFINSLPIAKRYKLIFGFGFCGSLTTFSGWSLKLVQLINQGFYKLFFFNSILIVIFGLFSVAIGHFLAKKIIN from the coding sequence ATGATTGAACTTTTAAAAAAAAATAGTTTCTTTTTGATTTCGATTGGTGCTGTGCCTTCTGCAATAATACGATGGCAAATAGATAATATTCTTATAGTAAATATAATTGGATGTTTCCTATTAGGGTTTATTAATTCATTACCTATTGCAAAGAGATATAAATTAATTTTTGGATTTGGATTTTGTGGATCTTTAACTACTTTTAGTGGATGGTCTTTAAAATTAGTTCAATTAATAAATCAAGGTTTTTATAAACTATTTTTTTTTAATTCAATATTAATTGTGATATTTGGACTATTTAGTGTTGCAATAGGACATTTTCTTGCCAAGAAAATAATAAATTAG